In a genomic window of Thermoprotei archaeon:
- a CDS encoding 1-(5-phosphoribosyl)-5-[(5-phosphoribosylamino)methylideneamino] imidazole-4-carboxamide isomerase, which translates to MELWASIDLMKGKVVRLVRGDPSNIIVYSNEPVKIALQWQSMNIYGLHIVDLDAALGLGNNSDTIIQIATNVNIPIQVGGGLRNIRDVNDMLKIADRVVIGTGIFSGQINGSELLQYGTERVVIALDHKNGKIVVNGWRKELQLELTTVLKDLWHQGFRLFLSTNTTKDGTLSGLDSGIIKELEKIYLKGVYIAGGISSINDLIELRNLGVRGVILGRALYDGLMKIDDILKVISR; encoded by the coding sequence TTGGAATTGTGGGCATCAATAGATTTGATGAAAGGTAAAGTAGTAAGATTAGTGCGTGGAGATCCATCTAACATTATTGTATATAGCAATGAACCAGTAAAGATTGCACTACAATGGCAAAGTATGAACATCTATGGATTACATATAGTAGACCTGGATGCTGCATTAGGACTAGGAAATAATTCAGATACAATAATCCAGATCGCTACAAACGTTAACATTCCTATCCAAGTCGGAGGCGGTTTACGTAATATACGGGATGTCAATGACATGTTAAAGATTGCTGACAGAGTTGTAATTGGAACAGGTATTTTTTCAGGTCAAATAAACGGTTCTGAATTATTACAATATGGAACCGAACGCGTAGTAATTGCATTAGATCATAAAAATGGAAAAATAGTTGTTAATGGTTGGAGAAAAGAACTACAGCTAGAGCTTACTACTGTGCTTAAAGATTTATGGCATCAGGGATTTAGACTCTTCCTTTCAACTAATACAACAAAGGATGGGACACTAAGTGGACTTGATAGTGGGATTATTAAAGAACTTGAAAAGATATACTTAAAGGGAGTCTATATTGCTGGAGGTATATCGTCAATAAATGATCTAATAGAACTGAGAAATTTGGGAGTTAGGGGTGTAATACTTGGTCGTGCACTTTATGATGGATTAATGAAGATCGATGATATACTTAAGGTGATCTCACGATGA
- the hisF gene encoding imidazole glycerol phosphate synthase subunit HisF produces MSVVKRIIPCLDVDNGRVVKGRRFGDLRDVGDPVKMALKYRNDGADELVFLDITATVENRKTLVELVKKIAETLDIPFTVGGGIKNMDDAHVILRNGADKISINTIAVENPNIITELADKYGSQCVVVAIDAKHSNKMPSGFEVYTHSGKRARGIDAIKWAIKVEELGAGEILLTSIDRDGTKLGYDLELISSITSNVNIPVIASGGVGSLEHIYQALTKANADAALAASIFHYNEYTIREVKEFLIKKGVKIRYPW; encoded by the coding sequence ATGAGCGTTGTGAAGAGAATAATACCATGCCTTGATGTGGATAATGGAAGAGTAGTGAAAGGTCGTAGATTTGGAGATTTGAGGGATGTAGGAGACCCCGTAAAGATGGCGTTAAAATATAGAAATGACGGGGCTGATGAACTAGTATTTCTCGACATAACAGCAACAGTAGAGAACAGGAAAACTCTTGTAGAACTTGTTAAAAAAATTGCAGAAACATTAGACATACCATTTACAGTAGGAGGAGGTATAAAGAATATGGATGATGCCCATGTAATACTTAGAAATGGGGCTGATAAAATATCTATCAACACTATTGCAGTAGAGAATCCAAACATAATAACAGAGCTAGCAGACAAATATGGAAGCCAATGTGTAGTTGTTGCTATAGATGCAAAACATTCTAATAAGATGCCTTCAGGCTTTGAAGTATATACTCATAGTGGAAAGAGAGCACGAGGGATAGATGCAATAAAATGGGCTATAAAAGTGGAAGAATTAGGTGCTGGTGAAATACTACTCACCTCCATAGATAGGGACGGCACAAAACTAGGATACGACTTAGAATTAATATCATCGATAACTTCAAACGTTAACATACCGGTCATTGCAAGTGGTGGTGTTGGTTCATTAGAGCACATATATCAAGCTTTAACCAAAGCTAATGCCGACGCGGCTTTAGCAGCATCAATATTTCATTACAACGAATACACGATAAGAGAAGTGAAAGAGTTCTTAATAAAAAAAGGTGTTAAAATAAGATACCCATGGTGA